One part of the Paenibacillus silvisoli genome encodes these proteins:
- a CDS encoding Gfo/Idh/MocA family protein, whose translation MVKVGIIGLGHIAAKYGSPDSLNPYCHAGGIRFSDQVELTAVADLSEAALSAFREEWGAVFPDVHYYQSTSAMLEQESLDIVAICVRGPYHYQVAKDVLAAKPKAIFLEKPPTCSLEEMDELVALAAELRIPITASYSRHWAPHILKLQQLVQDGLIGDVQKVVGYTGGDVLSFASHTTDLICQFAGYEPATVFATGKAGRPAPAGYEDEPALDAMVISFANGVTGIQVGAAGMHGDFYCEVFGTKGKVRAGMYVAPYACDSEGNEVDLSEYDSRDTTSVFTVAYNQIAGYLNGGAAPHCSDDAFICIHEIGFGAIESIRTGAPIGLPNTNRTRKIFANG comes from the coding sequence ATGGTTAAAGTAGGCATTATCGGTCTTGGACATATCGCCGCCAAGTATGGCAGTCCGGACAGCTTGAACCCGTATTGTCACGCTGGCGGCATTCGTTTCAGCGATCAAGTGGAATTGACGGCGGTCGCCGATTTGTCGGAGGCGGCCTTATCGGCGTTCCGCGAGGAATGGGGCGCCGTATTCCCGGATGTTCATTACTATCAATCGACTTCGGCGATGCTGGAGCAAGAGTCGCTCGACATTGTCGCCATTTGCGTGCGCGGCCCTTACCACTATCAAGTGGCGAAGGACGTGCTGGCAGCGAAGCCGAAAGCGATTTTTCTGGAAAAGCCGCCTACCTGCTCGCTGGAGGAGATGGACGAGCTTGTCGCGCTTGCCGCCGAGCTTCGCATTCCGATTACGGCATCGTACTCGCGGCACTGGGCGCCGCATATTCTGAAGCTGCAGCAGCTTGTCCAAGACGGGCTGATCGGGGACGTGCAGAAGGTCGTCGGTTACACCGGCGGCGACGTGCTTTCTTTTGCGAGCCATACGACCGACCTTATTTGCCAGTTTGCAGGCTATGAACCGGCGACGGTTTTTGCGACTGGGAAGGCCGGACGTCCGGCACCTGCCGGGTATGAGGATGAGCCTGCCCTCGATGCGATGGTCATTTCGTTCGCGAATGGCGTAACAGGAATCCAAGTCGGGGCGGCCGGCATGCATGGCGATTTCTATTGCGAGGTGTTCGGGACGAAAGGGAAGGTGCGCGCAGGCATGTACGTCGCTCCGTACGCATGCGACAGCGAAGGGAACGAAGTCGATTTGAGCGAATACGACTCGCGCGACACGACGAGCGTGTTTACGGTCGCCTACAACCAAATCGCCGGTTATTTGAATGGCGGCGCGGCGCCGCACTGCTCGGACGATGCGTTTATTTGCATCCATGAGATCGGCTTCGGAGCGATCGAGAGCATCCGGACGGGCGCGCCGATCGGGCTGCCGAACACGAATCGCACGCGTAAAATATTCGCCAACGGCTAG